A section of the Petrotoga sp. 9PW.55.5.1 genome encodes:
- a CDS encoding iron-containing alcohol dehydrogenase translates to MLNFQFVSPTKIIFGKNTEEKVGEEVKKLSDKILLHYGQGSIKKIGLYDIVVESLKKAGVDFVELGGVQPNPRLSLVKKGIEICKKEKINFILAVGGGSVIDSSKAIAAGVKYEGDVWELYEGKGTLKDALSVGVILTIPAAGSEASMGSVITKEEGWYKRAINYDILRPKFTIMNPELTYSLPPFQTAVGTVDMLTHVMERYFTNTKNVDLTDRLSEATMRTIIHNAPLALEDPHNYNVRAEIMWAGTVAHNGLLGTGREEDWATHDIEHEVSGIYDVAHGAGLAVLFPAWMKYVYRHDINRFAQYATRVWNVEPDFFNLEKTALEGIKRLENYYKESLNLPLTLKELKVPDDRFEEMAEKATEKGPLGNFVKLYKEDVLNILKLAK, encoded by the coding sequence ATGCTTAATTTTCAATTTGTGAGTCCAACAAAGATTATTTTCGGAAAGAACACCGAAGAAAAAGTTGGAGAAGAGGTAAAAAAGTTATCAGACAAAATTTTGCTGCATTATGGTCAAGGTAGTATTAAAAAAATAGGTCTTTATGATATAGTGGTAGAATCCTTGAAAAAAGCGGGAGTCGATTTTGTTGAACTAGGAGGGGTACAACCTAATCCTAGATTAAGTTTGGTAAAAAAGGGAATAGAAATTTGTAAAAAAGAAAAAATTAACTTCATTCTTGCTGTTGGAGGCGGTAGTGTAATAGACTCTTCCAAAGCAATAGCTGCAGGAGTAAAATATGAAGGAGACGTTTGGGAACTCTATGAAGGCAAAGGTACTTTGAAAGACGCCTTATCTGTAGGAGTTATTCTAACTATTCCAGCTGCAGGAAGCGAAGCAAGTATGGGTTCAGTTATTACAAAAGAAGAAGGATGGTACAAACGAGCTATCAATTATGATATTCTTCGACCAAAATTCACCATCATGAATCCAGAACTGACTTATTCATTACCTCCTTTTCAAACGGCCGTCGGAACGGTTGATATGTTAACACATGTCATGGAAAGATACTTTACAAATACTAAAAATGTAGATTTAACTGATAGATTGAGTGAAGCTACTATGAGAACTATAATCCACAACGCTCCTTTGGCTTTAGAAGATCCACACAATTATAATGTCAGAGCAGAGATTATGTGGGCTGGCACAGTAGCTCACAACGGTTTATTAGGTACTGGAAGAGAAGAAGATTGGGCTACCCACGATATAGAACACGAAGTAAGTGGAATATACGATGTTGCTCATGGAGCGGGTTTAGCTGTATTATTCCCAGCTTGGATGAAATACGTATACAGGCACGATATTAACAGATTCGCTCAGTATGCAACAAGAGTTTGGAACGTAGAACCAGATTTCTTTAACTTAGAAAAGACTGCTTTAGAGGGCATAAAAAGACTTGAAAATTATTATAAAGAAAGTTTGAATTTGCCTTTGACGCTGAAAGAATTGAAAGTTCCAGATGATAGATTTGAAGAAATGGCGGAAAAAGCAACAGAGAAAGGGCCGTTAGGAAACTTTGTAAAGCTGTATAAAGAAGATGTTTTGAATATATTGAAATTGGCAAAATAA
- a CDS encoding nitronate monooxygenase family protein gives MNFINKLNINGLIPKIPLIQGGMSVGVSLDNLVAAVANEGGIGIIGTAGIGLVENVQAKKYSEKNAEGLKRVIRRAREKSKGIIGVNIMTVLTDYKDLVMTSIKEEIDLIISGAGLPLSLPEFLEEKSKTRLVPIVSSLKAAQIIFKRWWGKYNYIPDAFVVEGPKAGGHLGYKKEDLRKPEFQIEATIPQIKKFCDEIKKNYGKEVPVIAAGGIDSSEKVKEMFSLGASGIQVGTPFIATEECDANINFKKTLINAKKEDITIIKSPVGLPGRAVRNKFIEDVEKGIKKPFKCPYHCIKTCNFLETPYCIAQALLNAAKGNLDEGFVFSGENGYKINRISTVKEVINNLFPERSKSYVNSN, from the coding sequence GTGAATTTTATAAACAAATTAAATATAAATGGATTGATTCCAAAGATACCTTTAATACAAGGGGGGATGTCTGTAGGCGTCTCACTCGATAATTTAGTTGCAGCGGTTGCAAATGAAGGTGGAATAGGTATAATAGGTACTGCAGGTATTGGACTTGTTGAAAACGTTCAAGCTAAAAAATATAGCGAAAAGAATGCAGAAGGCCTAAAAAGGGTAATTCGAAGAGCTAGAGAAAAATCTAAAGGAATTATAGGAGTAAATATAATGACTGTCTTAACTGATTATAAAGATTTAGTTATGACATCAATAAAAGAAGAGATAGATTTGATTATATCTGGTGCAGGTTTACCATTAAGTTTACCTGAATTTCTTGAAGAAAAATCAAAAACACGATTAGTTCCAATTGTTTCATCTCTAAAAGCTGCACAGATAATATTTAAAAGATGGTGGGGAAAATATAATTATATTCCTGATGCTTTTGTAGTAGAAGGACCTAAAGCTGGTGGGCACCTTGGTTATAAAAAAGAAGATTTAAGAAAACCTGAATTTCAAATAGAAGCAACTATTCCCCAAATAAAAAAATTCTGTGATGAAATCAAAAAAAACTACGGAAAAGAAGTTCCAGTAATAGCTGCAGGAGGGATAGATTCTTCAGAAAAAGTAAAAGAGATGTTTTCATTAGGAGCAAGCGGAATTCAAGTCGGGACCCCTTTTATCGCCACTGAAGAATGTGATGCAAATATTAATTTTAAAAAAACCCTTATAAATGCAAAGAAAGAAGATATTACAATAATTAAAAGTCCTGTCGGCCTTCCAGGAAGAGCCGTTCGAAATAAATTCATTGAAGACGTGGAAAAGGGTATTAAAAAACCATTTAAATGTCCTTACCATTGCATAAAAACTTGCAACTTTCTTGAAACACCTTATTGCATTGCTCAAGCATTACTCAATGCTGCAAAGGGAAATTTAGATGAAGGCTTTGTGTTCAGCGGAGAAAACGGTTATAAGATTAATAGAATTTCTACGGTAAAAGAAGTTATAAACAACCTTTTTCCCGAAAGATCAAAATCTTATGTAAATTCAAATTAA